In one window of Photorhabdus laumondii subsp. laumondii DNA:
- the ligA gene encoding NAD-dependent DNA ligase LigA, with protein MKSTAQQIEKLRTTLRHHEYLYHVMDAPEIPDAEYDRLMQELQDLEEQYPELITSDSPTQRIGAAPLAAFEQVRHEIPMLSLDNVFDEESYLAFDKRVRDRLKETQDLVVCCELKLDGLAVSLLYENGELVRAATRGDGTTGENITSNIRTIGAIPLRLFGENIPARIEIRGEVFMPQKGFEKLNEEARRTGAKVFANPRNAAAGSLRQLDPRITAKRPLAFFCYGVGILEGGELPASHYERLIQFKKWGLPVSDKVKVCTDSQQVIDFYHDIVNQRSALGFDIDGVVVKINSLELQEILGFVARAPRWATAFKFPAQEQMTIVRDVEFQVGRTGAITPVARLEPVQVSGVIVSNATLHNADEIERLGLRIGDTVIIRRAGDVIPQVVGVLEERRPQDSNVVVFPEHCPVCGADIERIEGEAVARCTGGLVCGAQRKEALRHFVSRRAMDVDGMGEKIIDQLVDKEYVKTPADLFRLTAGKLTGLDRMGPKSAQNVVDALEKAKKTTFARFLYALGIREVGEATAANLAAHFGELDKLRSADEEALKEVQDVGEVVAKHVVNFFIEPHNQTVIDDLIDDIGINWEPVVVTRAEKIDSPFSGKTVVLTGSLHQLSRDEAKAKLVALGAKVTGSVSKKTDLVIAGEAAGSKLAKANELNIPVIDEEEMIRLLGE; from the coding sequence ATGAAATCAACTGCTCAACAAATAGAAAAGCTCAGAACAACACTGCGTCATCATGAATATCTGTATCACGTCATGGATGCACCAGAAATCCCTGATGCAGAATATGATCGGTTAATGCAGGAATTGCAGGATCTTGAAGAACAATACCCTGAGTTGATTACATCGGATTCACCAACGCAGCGGATTGGCGCTGCTCCTCTGGCGGCTTTTGAACAGGTCCGCCATGAAATTCCTATGTTGTCATTGGATAACGTATTTGATGAAGAGAGTTATCTGGCGTTTGATAAGCGGGTGCGTGACCGCCTGAAAGAGACCCAGGATTTAGTGGTGTGCTGTGAGCTGAAACTGGATGGTTTGGCGGTCAGCCTGTTGTATGAAAATGGTGAATTGGTACGGGCTGCAACTCGTGGTGATGGTACAACAGGGGAAAATATTACATCAAATATACGGACTATCGGCGCAATTCCACTGCGTCTATTCGGCGAAAATATTCCAGCTCGTATTGAAATTCGCGGTGAAGTTTTCATGCCGCAAAAAGGGTTTGAGAAACTGAATGAGGAAGCTCGCCGCACGGGTGCAAAAGTATTTGCTAACCCACGTAATGCGGCGGCTGGCTCTTTACGTCAGCTCGATCCCCGTATTACGGCTAAACGTCCATTGGCTTTCTTCTGTTATGGTGTTGGTATATTGGAGGGGGGAGAGTTACCCGCCAGTCATTACGAACGATTGATACAGTTTAAGAAATGGGGATTGCCGGTCAGCGATAAAGTTAAAGTTTGTACCGATAGTCAACAGGTTATTGATTTTTATCATGATATTGTAAACCAGCGTTCCGCATTGGGGTTTGATATCGATGGTGTTGTTGTCAAAATCAATTCGCTGGAATTGCAGGAAATATTGGGCTTTGTTGCCCGGGCGCCACGTTGGGCCACAGCATTCAAATTTCCTGCTCAGGAGCAAATGACGATTGTTCGTGATGTTGAGTTTCAGGTTGGTCGTACTGGTGCAATCACACCGGTAGCACGTCTGGAGCCAGTACAGGTCTCTGGTGTCATTGTCAGTAATGCAACATTGCACAATGCGGATGAGATTGAACGTTTAGGTTTGCGGATTGGCGATACGGTTATTATCCGCCGTGCCGGTGATGTGATTCCACAAGTTGTCGGTGTTTTGGAAGAGAGAAGGCCACAGGACAGTAATGTAGTTGTTTTCCCTGAACATTGCCCGGTATGTGGGGCAGATATTGAAAGGATTGAAGGGGAAGCTGTCGCGCGTTGTACGGGGGGATTGGTGTGTGGTGCTCAGCGTAAAGAAGCGCTTAGGCATTTTGTTTCCCGTCGGGCGATGGATGTTGACGGCATGGGAGAAAAGATTATCGATCAGCTAGTGGATAAAGAGTATGTCAAAACCCCGGCAGATCTTTTCAGGCTGACGGCAGGTAAATTGACCGGGCTTGATCGCATGGGGCCGAAATCTGCCCAGAATGTAGTAGATGCGTTGGAAAAAGCAAAAAAAACCACCTTTGCCCGTTTTCTTTATGCATTGGGTATCCGTGAAGTTGGGGAAGCGACCGCTGCTAATCTGGCTGCTCACTTTGGCGAACTGGATAAATTACGTTCTGCTGATGAGGAAGCATTGAAAGAGGTTCAGGATGTTGGCGAAGTGGTGGCGAAACATGTTGTTAACTTCTTCATTGAACCTCATAACCAAACAGTTATTGACGATCTGATTGATGATATTGGTATCAACTGGGAACCGGTCGTCGTAACGAGAGCTGAGAAGATTGATAGCCCATTTTCGGGTAAAACAGTTGTACTGACAGGCTCCTTGCATCAGTTATCCCGGGATGAAGCCAAAGCTAAACTTGTTGCACTTGGGGCAAAGGTGACGGGCAGCGTTTCTAAGAAAACAGATTTAGTGATTGCGGGTGAAGCCGCTGGTTCAAAATTAGCTAAAGCGAATGAGTTAAATATTCCGGTTATTGATGAAGAAGAAATGATCCGTTTATTGGGTGAATAA